A stretch of Sulfitobacter sp. THAF37 DNA encodes these proteins:
- a CDS encoding RidA family protein, whose product MMQRQAVNPSDWSVKLGYNQAELIEGVTRQLICSGQTSVDDGGNLQHDGDMRAQIGLALDNLEAVVKRAGMTLANVTRLGIYATDVDAALQNFDLLGSRFGGQGVAPPMTLLGVTRLALPGMLFEVEATAAV is encoded by the coding sequence ATGATGCAACGACAGGCCGTGAACCCCAGCGATTGGTCGGTGAAACTGGGATACAACCAAGCAGAACTGATCGAGGGCGTGACCCGCCAGTTGATCTGTTCGGGTCAGACCTCCGTGGATGACGGGGGAAACCTGCAGCACGACGGCGACATGCGGGCGCAGATCGGCCTCGCGCTCGACAATCTGGAAGCTGTGGTGAAAAGGGCGGGAATGACCCTCGCCAACGTGACCCGATTGGGCATCTATGCCACGGATGTGGACGCGGCGCTGCAAAATTTCGACTTGCTCGGGTCACGTTTTGGCGGCCAGGGCGTCGCACCGCCCATGACCCTGCTGGGGGTCACGCGGCTTGCGCTTCCCGGCATGTTGTTCGAGGTCGAGGCGACGGCAGCGGTCTGA
- the ilvD gene encoding dihydroxy-acid dehydratase, with protein MSSNQRFDKSRLPSRHVTEGPARAPHRSYYYAMGMTDEEIHQPLVGVATCWNEAAPCNIALNRQAQAVKLGVKAEQGTPREFTTITVTDGIAMGHEGMRSSLASREAIADTVELTMRGHCYDAIVGLAGCDKSLPGMMMAMLRLNVPSVFLYGGSILPGKVPSGAKVPESFAERDLTVQDMFEAVGNFQNGTMTEAELEILERVACPSAGACGGQFTANTMACVSEAIGLALPNSSGMPAPYESRDEYGKASGAAVMNLIEKNIRARDICTREAFENAARIVACTGGSTNAGLHLPAMAHEAGIDFFLDDVCEIFRDTPYFVDMKPGGSHVAKDLYEAGGVPVVMNELRKAGLIHLDCMTATGYSIGEVLDQVTREADGKVIHSVANPISKTGGVVGLKGNLAPEGAIVKIAGMSEDDIVFTGPALVFECEQDAFEAVQNRSYSEGDVFVIRNEGPAGGPGMREMLATTAALSGQGMGKKVALITDGRFSGATRGFCVGHVGPEAAHGGPIALLKNGDMITLNAIEGSITVDLTDEELAKRKSEWKGARPTNYASGALWKYAQLVGPTYLGAVTHPGAKAETHDYMDL; from the coding sequence ATGTCCAGCAACCAGCGATTTGACAAATCCAGACTGCCCAGCCGCCACGTGACCGAAGGTCCGGCGCGCGCGCCCCACCGGTCCTATTACTACGCGATGGGCATGACGGACGAGGAAATCCATCAGCCACTGGTCGGCGTCGCGACCTGCTGGAACGAAGCCGCCCCCTGCAACATCGCGCTGAACCGGCAGGCTCAGGCCGTCAAACTGGGGGTGAAAGCCGAACAGGGCACGCCGCGCGAATTCACCACCATCACCGTGACCGACGGTATCGCCATGGGCCACGAGGGCATGCGGTCTTCTCTCGCCTCGCGCGAGGCGATTGCCGATACCGTGGAACTGACCATGCGCGGCCACTGCTATGACGCGATCGTGGGCCTTGCGGGCTGTGACAAATCCCTGCCGGGCATGATGATGGCCATGCTGCGGCTTAACGTGCCTTCGGTGTTTCTCTATGGCGGGTCGATTCTGCCGGGCAAGGTGCCCAGCGGTGCGAAGGTCCCCGAAAGCTTTGCCGAGCGTGACCTGACGGTTCAGGACATGTTCGAAGCGGTCGGAAACTTCCAGAACGGCACCATGACCGAGGCCGAGCTGGAAATCCTCGAACGGGTCGCCTGCCCGTCCGCCGGCGCCTGTGGCGGCCAGTTCACCGCCAACACCATGGCCTGCGTGTCCGAGGCGATCGGCCTTGCGCTGCCCAACTCATCGGGCATGCCAGCACCTTACGAATCCCGTGATGAATATGGCAAGGCGTCGGGCGCGGCGGTGATGAACCTGATCGAAAAGAACATCCGCGCGCGCGACATCTGCACCCGTGAGGCGTTCGAGAACGCAGCGCGGATCGTCGCCTGTACGGGCGGGTCCACAAACGCGGGCCTGCACCTGCCCGCGATGGCGCATGAGGCGGGCATCGACTTCTTCCTTGATGACGTCTGCGAAATCTTCCGCGACACCCCCTACTTCGTCGACATGAAACCCGGCGGGTCGCATGTGGCCAAGGATCTCTACGAGGCAGGCGGTGTGCCGGTCGTGATGAACGAATTGCGCAAGGCCGGGCTGATCCATCTCGACTGCATGACCGCCACCGGCTATTCCATCGGCGAGGTTCTGGATCAGGTCACGCGCGAGGCGGACGGCAAGGTGATCCATTCGGTCGCCAACCCGATCAGCAAGACCGGCGGCGTCGTGGGCCTCAAGGGCAACCTCGCCCCCGAGGGCGCTATCGTGAAGATCGCCGGGATGAGCGAAGACGACATCGTCTTTACCGGCCCCGCGCTGGTGTTCGAATGCGAACAGGATGCATTCGAGGCAGTGCAGAACCGCAGCTATTCCGAAGGCGACGTTTTCGTCATCCGCAACGAGGGCCCCGCCGGGGGTCCGGGCATGCGCGAGATGCTTGCGACAACCGCCGCCCTGTCCGGTCAGGGCATGGGCAAGAAGGTCGCGCTGATCACCGATGGCCGCTTTTCCGGCGCGACGCGGGGGTTCTGCGTGGGGCACGTCGGACCGGAAGCCGCGCATGGCGGGCCGATCGCGCTTCTCAAGAACGGTGACATGATCACGCTCAATGCCATCGAGGGGTCGATCACCGTCGATCTGACGGATGAGGAACTCGCCAAGCGGAAGTCCGAATGGAAAGGCGCGCGGCCCACGAACTACGCCTCTGGTGCGCTGTGGAAATATGCGCAACTGGTCGGTCCGACCTACCTCGGAGCCGTGACCCATCCGGGTGCCAAGGCAGAAACCCATGACTACATGGACCTTTAA
- a CDS encoding DUF1963 domain-containing protein, which translates to MNTLKKTSVVLKRQVPIRFDEAPRSWLGGLPMMPSHTKWPRDDEGAPLHFVAQICSGDLPQTLWNGLGPRKGWLLLFVETLKLEDHAENNAVQVLHTPRLGAERQPPDDAPTVRHSMSDYIDYTSPKIRPGVPKFWRRWPIDIVVQESEFNQIGPEEGGPPPVQGEDLYEAPVAQNSFDEISSALNRPLTWRGARYVVEGVLRDLKPDQFERNFVGNSGLLSAPEFDHSGLMEEISKRAMQSPDYQGGPINKFGRYRALFERIETEVRADRCTGWVKRAYACFDAEIAEFAAMKAELEQAHAEGRTDSLARKGSVSLPLEGVLWNLDRYVGYRKSLDETLAEYPGPDPEAALTEEIGRLGRAYLTWGKRMADGAKAAMQKIESQDPQTPISALDWEELTTAFCETSAEYWVKSGEVLAKNSRSIDMEKHVRMAIREDLLDLYTHDNNAPETLPRDMLETIAASARYIEPGLPHRMGGLPDLVQSDAIDQNDQLLFQLASDRAMGWMWGDVGALYVTISEGDLRKSRFEHVEAWIEGH; encoded by the coding sequence GTGAATACTTTGAAGAAAACTTCTGTTGTTCTGAAACGTCAGGTTCCCATTCGTTTCGATGAAGCGCCTCGATCTTGGCTGGGTGGGCTTCCAATGATGCCAAGTCACACCAAGTGGCCACGCGACGATGAGGGTGCTCCACTGCACTTCGTTGCACAGATTTGCAGCGGTGATCTACCCCAAACTCTCTGGAATGGTTTGGGGCCGCGCAAAGGTTGGCTATTGCTCTTTGTGGAGACCCTGAAGCTTGAGGATCACGCCGAAAACAATGCCGTGCAGGTCTTACACACCCCTCGCTTGGGCGCCGAGCGCCAACCACCAGATGATGCGCCGACCGTCCGCCACTCGATGTCCGACTATATCGACTATACATCGCCCAAGATCAGGCCAGGTGTCCCGAAGTTCTGGCGTAGGTGGCCCATCGATATCGTTGTACAAGAGTCTGAATTTAACCAGATTGGCCCTGAAGAGGGTGGCCCTCCCCCGGTTCAGGGTGAAGACCTTTACGAAGCACCTGTGGCGCAGAACAGCTTTGATGAGATTTCTTCCGCACTAAATCGCCCTCTGACATGGCGTGGCGCACGCTATGTTGTCGAAGGAGTTCTGAGAGATCTGAAACCTGATCAGTTCGAGCGCAATTTTGTCGGGAATAGCGGATTACTGAGCGCGCCTGAATTCGACCATAGCGGGCTAATGGAAGAGATAAGCAAGCGCGCCATGCAAAGCCCGGACTACCAAGGCGGGCCTATCAACAAATTTGGTCGATACAGGGCTCTTTTCGAACGTATTGAAACCGAGGTGCGTGCCGATCGTTGCACCGGATGGGTCAAACGGGCTTACGCGTGTTTTGATGCGGAAATCGCCGAATTCGCCGCCATGAAGGCCGAGCTTGAACAAGCGCATGCAGAGGGACGGACAGACTCGCTAGCAAGAAAGGGCAGCGTCAGTCTTCCATTGGAAGGGGTGCTGTGGAACCTTGATCGCTATGTGGGATATCGCAAATCTCTGGACGAAACGCTCGCAGAATATCCCGGTCCCGATCCTGAGGCGGCATTAACAGAAGAAATAGGGCGCCTTGGCCGGGCCTATCTGACCTGGGGCAAGCGAATGGCTGACGGGGCAAAGGCCGCCATGCAGAAAATAGAATCGCAAGATCCTCAGACGCCCATTAGCGCGTTGGACTGGGAAGAGCTGACCACTGCATTTTGTGAAACCTCCGCTGAGTATTGGGTCAAGAGCGGCGAAGTTCTGGCCAAAAACTCCCGTAGCATTGACATGGAAAAACACGTCAGGATGGCAATTCGCGAAGATCTCCTTGACCTGTATACACATGACAATAATGCCCCAGAGACGCTCCCACGGGATATGCTTGAAACCATAGCAGCGTCTGCAAGATACATCGAACCGGGCCTGCCACATCGAATGGGAGGACTGCCTGATCTCGTCCAAAGTGACGCCATTGATCAAAACGATCAGCTGCTTTTTCAACTGGCAAGCGACCGGGCGATGGGGTGGATGTGGGGCGATGTCGGCGCTCTCTACGTAACGATCTCTGAGGGCGACTTACGGAAAAGTCGATTTGAACATGTCGAAGCATGGATTGAGGGGCATTGA
- a CDS encoding YafY family protein, with protein sequence MTARARQEDIVRSLRRSGATTVDALAAEVGASRRTVLRDLCALRDEGYVIHSDVGRGGGLRLDPQSMQTTARLSVPEVFALLISVASMRAAGHLPFSALADSGLARIERALPSDKMRDLRRFLDCLHVGKLSPLQDLSDMGPMDPALLPAFETAFLERRLIRFDYRDAKGIATRRLVEPQAMLILPPLWYLVAWDPTRGDFRHFRMDRIGGPEAIEGTRFNRRRVPFEDDVCPYRELAR encoded by the coding sequence ATGACAGCCCGAGCAAGACAGGAAGACATCGTCCGCAGCCTGCGACGCAGTGGTGCGACAACCGTGGATGCATTGGCCGCAGAGGTCGGAGCCTCCCGCCGAACCGTGCTGCGGGACCTGTGCGCCTTGCGGGATGAGGGATACGTCATTCACTCGGATGTGGGGCGCGGTGGCGGGCTTCGGCTTGACCCTCAGTCGATGCAGACCACCGCACGGCTTTCCGTGCCCGAGGTGTTCGCCCTGTTGATCAGCGTCGCGTCGATGCGGGCGGCAGGACACTTGCCGTTCTCGGCACTGGCCGACTCGGGTCTTGCCCGGATCGAAAGAGCCTTGCCGTCGGACAAAATGCGCGACTTGCGCCGTTTTCTCGATTGCCTGCATGTGGGCAAGCTGTCCCCTCTGCAGGACCTGTCCGACATGGGGCCGATGGACCCCGCGTTACTGCCCGCTTTCGAGACCGCCTTTCTGGAACGACGGTTGATCCGGTTCGACTACCGTGACGCCAAAGGCATCGCGACCCGGCGGCTGGTGGAACCTCAGGCCATGTTGATCCTGCCGCCGCTTTGGTACCTGGTGGCCTGGGATCCGACGCGCGGGGATTTCCGGCATTTCCGCATGGACCGCATCGGCGGGCCGGAGGCCATCGAGGGCACGCGGTTCAACCGCCGCCGTGTTCCGTTCGAGGATGATGTCTGCCCCTATCGGGAGCTGGCGCGATAG
- a CDS encoding DUF6478 family protein, translating into MSKLGFGFLDSKVFSRNIQRWARAARMAGKTDLPQLRRQRNRARVLKFHLDKLIHTADERLALPMIGSTSFPKPHNADWAWRPELWRGPLPTPGLSSVQTKSQLGDEVTLFHDCAYSELTLRQMRNLREEDLAPYGLRLDVFRFDGSFLSLVIDLPDEGVLGLKRTHLLRMDAIVEMEKPLEIFARLNIRHGPNTEQIVRELPLNEEHHRVEFDLAYSNLNEKRVERAWIDVIFEGPQMNEVILRDLTFSRRPRAQL; encoded by the coding sequence ATGTCCAAACTTGGTTTCGGCTTCCTTGATAGCAAGGTTTTCTCGCGCAACATTCAGCGTTGGGCACGCGCGGCACGTATGGCGGGCAAGACGGATCTGCCGCAGCTGCGTCGTCAACGGAACCGGGCGCGGGTGTTGAAGTTTCACCTCGATAAACTGATCCACACCGCGGATGAGCGGCTGGCGCTGCCGATGATCGGGTCGACCAGCTTTCCCAAACCCCACAACGCCGACTGGGCCTGGCGGCCCGAACTCTGGCGGGGGCCACTGCCGACACCCGGGTTGAGCTCGGTTCAAACGAAAAGCCAGCTGGGCGACGAGGTCACGCTGTTTCACGACTGCGCGTATTCGGAACTGACGCTGCGCCAGATGCGCAACCTGCGCGAGGAGGACCTGGCCCCCTACGGCTTGCGGCTGGACGTGTTCCGGTTCGACGGCTCTTTTCTTTCGCTGGTCATCGACCTGCCGGACGAGGGCGTGCTCGGGCTGAAACGCACGCACCTGCTGCGCATGGATGCCATCGTGGAGATGGAAAAACCGCTGGAAATCTTCGCGCGGCTTAACATCCGGCATGGGCCGAATACCGAACAGATCGTACGGGAGTTACCCCTGAACGAAGAACATCACCGGGTCGAATTCGACCTGGCGTATTCCAACCTGAACGAAAAACGGGTGGAACGGGCCTGGATCGACGTGATCTTTGAAGGTCCGCAGATGAACGAAGTGATCCTGCGCGACCTCACGTTCTCGCGCCGTCCGCGCGCCCAGCTTTAG